Genomic window (Lewinellaceae bacterium):
TGGGGACGGCAACACTTCTACCGCGGCCAATCCTGCCCATTCTTACAGCAGCTCCGGCGATTATGAAGTGAGCCTCACCGTAATGAACGCCTGTGGAAGCGATGTGATGGTGTTGCCTGTCGCGATCATCCGGCGGCCCGCACCCCTTTATGCTACCGAAAACCCGAGCAGCGGCTGTGTGCCCTATACCGTCTATTTCGTCAACCGGTCCTTAGGCGATTACGATAGCCTGAGGTGGGATTTCCCCGGCGGCATGCCCGCCACGACGGATATTGCCAACCCGGAAGTCGTCTATCAGGCCCCTGGGCAATACGACGTGCAGCTCACCCTGTTCTGGGCAAATGGGGAAGAGGTGCTGGCCGAACCCCAGGCCATCACCGTGCTGCAACGCCCGCAGCCAGCCTTTGCCTTCCAACTGGACGGCCTGACGGCCTCCTTCACCAACCTGTCTTCCAACGCTACTGATTTTACCTGGAATTTCGGCGACGGCACAACCAGCGAGGAGCAGAATCCGGTGCACACCTTCCCCGGCCCGGGCAATTACAACGTCACCCTCAACGCTTCCAACCAGGGCAACTGCACCCGCGCCATCGGGCAGACCGTGTTCATACAACCCAGTGGAACGGAAGAACGCCCTTTGCCGGAGGGCGTCCGGCTATTTCCCAACCCGACTTCCGGGGAAATGAGGCTGCAAAGCGAGCAGCCGGACTGGTATCCGGTGCAGTGGCGGCTGCTCAACCTCCAGGGGCAGGTGTTGGAATCCGGCACAGCGCATCAGGACCGGCAATGGGAACTGGGGGCATGGCCGACGGGGGCCTATCTGCTGCAGTTTTTTAATGAAAAGGGATGGTGGACGGCGAGCGTGGTGAGGTATTGAGTTGATACGGCACTGTTAAGGCTATTCGTTATAGTCGGCAGGCGGGCGCCAAAACAGGGCATGCGAGAGCCGCCAGCCGACATCACTTGATAAACATGAATCCATACACCATCACCACCGACCCCAGCCGCTTCGATTACGAGCGCATCTTCGATTTCATCTCCCGCCGGTCTTACTGGGCGCGCGGCATTCCCATGGATGTAATGAAGCGGTCGATAGAAAACTCCCTGTGTTTTGGCCTTTTTTTTGAAGAAGAGCAGGTGGGCTTTGCCCGGGTAGTTACAGACTATGCGACTTTTGCGTGGCTGGGCGATGTCTTTATCGACGAGGCACACCGGGGAAAGGGGCTGGGCAAGCATCTGATGGAAACGATACACGGGCACCCGGATTTGCAAGGGCTGCGGCGCTGGATGTTGGCGACGAGCGATGCGCATGGGCTGTATAAAAAGTTCGGCTATGCCGCTCCGGCAAGGCCGGAGATTTATATGGAAAGGTATGCCCCGGGGGGTTATGGAGGTTGAGGTTGAGGTTGAGGGAGAGGGAGAGGGAGAGGTTGAGGGAGAGGGGGAGAAGGGCAGTGGTTTAAAGCTATCGATTAAAAAAAAGGCATCGGAGCCTGCTCCGATGCCTTTCTAAAGAGCGTTATGCTAATTTTTTACATTTACAAAGGTGGGTGAATTTGGAAGGCGGCGCATCCCTAAATGTGGCTAAAAAGATATCGTCATTTTTTACGGGGAGGGCCGTTAGAAATGAGGAGTTACAACTCCACCAACTTATGCTTAATCGCGTACCGTACCAGGTGCTTTTCATTCGGCACATCGATCTTTTGTAGCAAGCTGCGACGATGGGTATTTACGGTGGTTTCAGCAATATTCAATTGCGGGGCGATCTCTTTGGTTGTTTTGCCTTCTGCGATCAGGCAGAGGACCTGGAGTTCCCGCTCCGACAACTGCACTTCAATATCGGGTTCCGAGGCGGCCCCGGCCCCGGTGATTTTGCTCAGTACCTCCAGGCCAAAATGAGGTTGCCCCCTGTGAACATTGTGAATGGCCCCGATCAGTTCCTCTTTGCTCTTGTCTTTGAGGATATAACCGGATGCGCCAGCCTCCATTAATTTAATAATGAAATTTTTCCTGTTGTACATCGACAGGATCAAAACCTTGGCCCGGGGATATTCTTTTCGAATGATCCTGGTCGCCTCGATGCCGTCGGTTTCCGGCATTTCAATATCCAGCACCACCACATCGACGGGGTTTTTCTCCAGAAAATCCAGCACCTCGTCCCCGTTGGAAGCTTGCCCAACGATTTGTATATCCTTTTCCTGTTGAAGCATGGCCTTCATGCCATCGATAAACATCTGGTGGTCGTCGGCTAACAATACTTTAATCATAGCGGTTTAGGTTTTAATGGTTTTCCAGTAATGCCTCCTGGGGTTGGTAGGGAATGTCAATCGAAACGGTGGTGCCTCTGCCCAGGGTAGAATCAATTGCTATTTTTCCATCCAGGGCCTTTACTCTGGATTGAATTCCGGTAAGGCCGATGCCTCCTTTTTCCAGGGCGATATTTTCTTTAAAACCTACCCCATTATCTTCTACTAAAATATGAATAATATTTTCAAAACGGCTGAGTTGGACGTTCAATTTTGAAGCCCTGGCGTGTTTGAGGGCATTGCCGACCAGCTCCTGAATGATGCGGTAGACGTTTACTTCCAGTTGGGTATCCAGGCGGCCGCTAAGCTTGTGCGTCACCAATTCGACCTCAATTTGTTTGCTGTTGTTGATCGTCTCGGCCAGGTCTTCCAGTTGGGCTTTCAGGCCGAACTTTTTCAGGATGCCCGAATGCATGTCGTGCGCTACCCTTCGGACTTCTTCGCAGGCCTCGTCCAGCAATTGGTTGGCCTTGCTGTATTGTTCGCGGCTCTCCAGGCGGATGAGGTCCATTTTGGCATCAATGGTGGAAAAATAAAGTTTGACGGTAGACAGCATGCTGCCCAGGCCGTCGTGCAAATCCTGGGCGACGCGGCGGCGCTCTTCGTCCTGCCCTTCCAGGCGGGCGTAAGTTGTGGTAATCTCCTGGTTGCGGAGCAGGTCGTCAATTTCGCGGTCCATTGTGGCCTTGCGTAGGTGTTGGCGGTAAATCAGGAGCGCTATGCCTGCTGCTGAACCCAATATGATGATGATTCCGATAAACAAATAAATGAGTTGCATTTTTTTTAGGTGTTGTATTTTCGTTTGATTGGTAAGATTTTCAATTTCTCTCAGTTGTTCTTCATTTTCCCTGCGTTCTTCTTCGTAACTGTATTTATAATTGGCCGCGTTCATAGACAGCGTGTAAAGGCTGTCCTGAAGAAAGGAATAGCGATCTCTGTATTGAAGGGCGGCCGCATAATCGCCGGTTTCAGTATAAGAATCGGCAAGGCGGCTGGACAGGTTGGATTCCAGAGACGGATCTGAGATTTGATTTTCTTTCAGAATATTTAAACTTTCAGTGAAATGCTCCAACGCTTTTTGATGCTGATTTCTATCCGCATAAAACCCTCCTAAACTGAATTCGATTTCTGCCAGGCCCCACTTATTTTCGGCAGATTGATACATCTCCCTGCTTTGATTGTAAAAAAACAAAGCGGAGTCCGGTTTTTCCATTTTTAAATAACAGAAGCCGATATTTCTATACAAAGTAGCAAGTTCATCCTCGATCAGAAATTCTTTAAGGCTTAATGCCTTTTGATAATTTCCTAATTCTTCTTCCCGGCATTCGCCTCTTCTATCATAAAGGCTACCTAAATTGAGGTAGCTTTGAGCCATGCCGGGTTGATATTTCAAACTGTCGAAGATGAATAAACTTTCTTTGTATTTGGATTCCGCCAAATCGAAATGATTCATCTTTTGGTAAATGTTTCCGGATGTCATGAAGGCATAAGCTACTCCTCGGCGATCCTCGCGATTTTTCCGAAGTCCAATATCTTCATCATTATATTCCAAGGCTTTTTGATATTCCCCTAAATGCTGATAACAAGTGGCTATTCCATTCAAAAGCTTAATCTTGCCGTCCTCATATTTCGCTTCGCCCACCGCCTCATTTGTTATATTTAGGCCTTTTCGATAGTATTCCAAAGCTATTACAAACTTTCCCTGGCGCCTGTAAAGATTGGCCAAATTATGATAAATGTTAATGATCAGCCCTATTTCGCCTAGTCCTTCCCTTATTGCCAATGCCTTGAGGAAATATTCTTCAGCCAAGTGATATTCTCCGCGGTTTCTGGCGAGAAGGCCTTTGCGGACGCAAGCGTCGCCAATGCCATTTTTATACGGAATATCCTGAGCCATGGAATATGCACTGTCCGCATACTTTTCGGATAATAATTCATTCGTCCTTATGGACAGAAAGGCTATTTCATTGAGCGAATCGACTATTTGAATAAGCGTAAAATTCGGCTTCATTACCTGGACAAATGAATCAATGTTGACTGCCCATTGCCCCTGCGAAG
Coding sequences:
- a CDS encoding response regulator transcription factor, which translates into the protein MIKVLLADDHQMFIDGMKAMLQQEKDIQIVGQASNGDEVLDFLEKNPVDVVVLDIEMPETDGIEATRIIRKEYPRAKVLILSMYNRKNFIIKLMEAGASGYILKDKSKEELIGAIHNVHRGQPHFGLEVLSKITGAGAASEPDIEVQLSERELQVLCLIAEGKTTKEIAPQLNIAETTVNTHRRSLLQKIDVPNEKHLVRYAIKHKLVEL
- a CDS encoding sensor histidine kinase, translated to MKPNFTLIQIVDSLNEIAFLSIRTNELLSEKYADSAYSMAQDIPYKNGIGDACVRKGLLARNRGEYHLAEEYFLKALAIREGLGEIGLIINIYHNLANLYRRQGKFVIALEYYRKGLNITNEAVGEAKYEDGKIKLLNGIATCYQHLGEYQKALEYNDEDIGLRKNREDRRGVAYAFMTSGNIYQKMNHFDLAESKYKESLFIFDSLKYQPGMAQSYLNLGSLYDRRGECREEELGNYQKALSLKEFLIEDELATLYRNIGFCYLKMEKPDSALFFYNQSREMYQSAENKWGLAEIEFSLGGFYADRNQHQKALEHFTESLNILKENQISDPSLESNLSSRLADSYTETGDYAAALQYRDRYSFLQDSLYTLSMNAANYKYSYEEERRENEEQLREIENLTNQTKIQHLKKMQLIYLFIGIIIILGSAAGIALLIYRQHLRKATMDREIDDLLRNQEITTTYARLEGQDEERRRVAQDLHDGLGSMLSTVKLYFSTIDAKMDLIRLESREQYSKANQLLDEACEEVRRVAHDMHSGILKKFGLKAQLEDLAETINNSKQIEVELVTHKLSGRLDTQLEVNVYRIIQELVGNALKHARASKLNVQLSRFENIIHILVEDNGVGFKENIALEKGGIGLTGIQSRVKALDGKIAIDSTLGRGTTVSIDIPYQPQEALLENH
- a CDS encoding GNAT family N-acetyltransferase, with translation MNPYTITTDPSRFDYERIFDFISRRSYWARGIPMDVMKRSIENSLCFGLFFEEEQVGFARVVTDYATFAWLGDVFIDEAHRGKGLGKHLMETIHGHPDLQGLRRWMLATSDAHGLYKKFGYAAPARPEIYMERYAPGGYGG